The following coding sequences lie in one Homalodisca vitripennis isolate AUS2020 chromosome X, UT_GWSS_2.1, whole genome shotgun sequence genomic window:
- the LOC124368813 gene encoding pyruvate dehydrogenase (acetyl-transferring) kinase, mitochondrial-like, protein MKALSNEANELLPIFNKTSTRFYRTTIPTGDWSNQSSCMSVRHFVTSPTNNTNRTDHKTELSRSM, encoded by the exons ATGAAG GCTTTATCGAATGAAGCCAATGAACTGCTGCCAATTTTCAACAAGACTTCGACCAGGTTTTACCGCACGACAATCCCGACCGGGGACTGGAGCAACCAGTCATCTTGCATGAGTGTACGTCACTTCGTCACATCCCCTACCAACAACACCAACCGCACGGATCACAAAACTGAGCTTTCCCGCTCCATGTAG